A single region of the Oenococcus kitaharae DSM 17330 genome encodes:
- a CDS encoding YkuJ family protein: protein MSKTESEILPIISRLEAMVKDESKRIQVRNFDLYGLNLARVTFDHETRIFTLKEFRGNQLFEFDNIDLAAIDIYETLRDLKLTF from the coding sequence ATGTCAAAAACTGAATCCGAAATTCTACCAATTATCAGCCGTTTAGAAGCAATGGTTAAGGACGAAAGCAAACGTATCCAGGTTCGAAATTTTGACTTATACGGACTAAACTTGGCGCGAGTAACTTTTGATCACGAGACTCGAATATTTACTTTGAAGGAGTTTCGCGGTAATCAACTTTTTGAATTTGATAATATTGATTTAGCTGCAATTGATATTTATGAGACACTTCGTGATTTGAAATTAACTTTTTAA
- a CDS encoding LTA synthase family protein — MIRQLLIKTKYFFSKRQIRPLVAFFLINLFFIELKTVIEYFISFNLGITGTMQLLIALLNPLPTAIILLSLALYFRGYLAYWIMIVMNFIQTIWLFANMLYYREFSDFLSLSIMSSGSSVGENLSKSIAGIVHLSDFLVFLDILVLILLLLFRQITSDKKGLRRRFAVLTSTLGLVLVFLVFGLASANRSGLLTRSFDNNYIVKYLGLNEYAAFNAVQTHNQAVSRDKANASELKPIAKWIQKHRAPVNVKYFGIDKGRNVIVFHLESFQQFLIDYRVNGREVTPNLNKFFHDQHTLSFDNFYNQVGQGKTSDAETMLDNSLFGLPSGSAMVKYGTSNVFQAAPAILNQMGYTTAAFHGDVPTFWNRNNTYKSWGYNYFFSKQFYPQSTKSQNNVGYGMLDKIFLRDSARYIQQLPQPFYAKIITVTNHYPYETNKEIASQFPATTTGDRTVDHYVQTAHYLDSAFGEFMNWMKATGLYNNSLIYVYGDHYGISENHQPAIGQLLQKDRITNYDLAQFQKVPFMIHANNLAGGINHTYGGEIDVLPTLFDLLGVPNDGTIQFGDDLLSDQNRQIVSFRNGDFVTPTIIKMNGSYWQTDNGRAISYKNASKKTKRFIDQTQNFVDQQLAYSDQVVSGDLLRFDKRNNFKKVDKKNYDYTLGPSLASLKQAQISNPSSLRTKNGGKSLLKLYKSSEVMLWSPSKIKKYLQRLAAEKTASQGSNADSSSSASVQPASSSSSSSAPTK, encoded by the coding sequence ATGATTAGACAGTTACTGATTAAAACTAAATATTTTTTTTCTAAGCGCCAAATTAGGCCATTAGTTGCCTTTTTTTTGATCAATCTTTTTTTTATTGAACTCAAGACTGTGATTGAGTATTTTATTAGTTTCAACTTAGGCATCACAGGTACGATGCAACTATTGATTGCTTTGCTTAACCCGCTCCCGACCGCAATTATTCTGCTCAGCCTGGCTTTATATTTTCGTGGTTATCTTGCCTATTGGATTATGATCGTCATGAATTTCATTCAGACGATTTGGCTGTTTGCCAATATGCTGTATTACCGGGAATTCAGCGATTTTCTTTCGTTGTCAATCATGTCATCTGGGTCATCGGTTGGCGAAAATTTAAGTAAATCCATTGCAGGGATTGTCCATCTTAGTGATTTCTTGGTTTTCTTAGATATTTTGGTATTAATTCTACTGCTTCTTTTTCGCCAGATCACCTCTGACAAAAAAGGTTTACGCAGACGGTTTGCCGTTTTAACTTCGACACTTGGTTTGGTTTTGGTGTTTTTGGTTTTTGGTCTCGCCAGTGCCAATCGATCAGGCCTTCTGACACGTTCTTTTGACAATAATTATATTGTGAAGTATTTGGGCTTGAATGAGTATGCAGCGTTTAATGCTGTTCAGACTCATAACCAGGCAGTTAGCAGGGATAAAGCTAACGCATCAGAACTAAAACCGATTGCCAAATGGATTCAAAAACATCGAGCACCAGTCAATGTTAAATATTTTGGCATTGATAAGGGCCGTAATGTCATTGTTTTCCATCTTGAATCTTTCCAGCAGTTTTTAATTGACTATCGTGTGAATGGCCGGGAAGTAACACCTAATTTGAATAAATTTTTTCATGATCAGCACACACTTTCGTTTGATAATTTTTATAATCAGGTCGGTCAAGGGAAGACTTCCGACGCTGAAACGATGCTTGACAATTCGCTCTTTGGCTTGCCCTCAGGCTCAGCTATGGTGAAGTACGGCACTAGCAATGTCTTTCAAGCAGCACCAGCGATTTTAAATCAAATGGGTTATACAACGGCAGCTTTTCATGGCGATGTACCGACCTTTTGGAATCGAAATAATACATATAAATCTTGGGGATACAATTATTTTTTCAGTAAGCAATTTTACCCGCAATCGACGAAATCTCAGAATAACGTTGGATACGGCATGCTGGATAAAATATTTTTACGCGATTCAGCTAGGTATATTCAACAGCTGCCACAACCTTTCTATGCAAAGATCATTACAGTTACTAATCATTATCCTTATGAGACCAATAAAGAAATTGCCAGCCAATTTCCTGCAACAACTACAGGAGACAGGACTGTAGACCATTATGTACAAACGGCTCATTATCTAGACTCTGCTTTTGGCGAATTTATGAATTGGATGAAGGCAACGGGTTTATACAATAATAGTCTCATTTATGTGTATGGGGACCACTATGGCATCTCAGAAAACCATCAGCCCGCTATTGGACAGCTTCTTCAAAAAGATCGGATTACAAATTACGATCTAGCACAGTTCCAAAAGGTTCCCTTTATGATTCATGCTAACAATTTAGCTGGCGGGATCAATCACACGTATGGCGGTGAAATTGATGTATTGCCTACATTATTTGATCTCCTCGGTGTTCCAAATGATGGCACCATTCAATTCGGGGATGACCTGTTGTCTGACCAAAATCGGCAAATTGTCAGTTTTAGAAACGGTGATTTCGTCACTCCAACAATTATTAAGATGAATGGCAGCTATTGGCAGACCGATAATGGGCGAGCTATTAGTTACAAGAACGCATCGAAAAAAACCAAACGCTTCATTGACCAGACTCAAAATTTTGTAGACCAGCAGTTGGCATATTCTGATCAAGTCGTTTCTGGTGACTTATTACGTTTCGACAAGCGCAATAATTTCAAAAAAGTTGATAAAAAAAACTATGACTATACGCTTGGGCCTAGTTTAGCATCCTTAAAACAAGCACAGATCAGCAATCCCAGTTCATTACGTACTAAAAATGGCGGAAAATCGCTTTTGAAATTATATAAGAGTTCAGAAGTGATGCTTTGGTCTCCTTCCAAAATCAAGAAATATCTTCAAAGATTAGCAGCAGAAAAAACGGCATCGCAGGGAAGCAACGCCGATAGCAGTTCTTCAGCTTCAGTTCAGCCTGCCTCATCCAGCAGCAGTTCCTCTGCCCCTACCAAATAA
- the kdsA gene encoding 3-deoxy-8-phosphooctulonate synthase, whose translation MEKISNIFKEFAFKDSQLTLLAGPCAIESYETCAEVADTLKEVCERLHINYVFKSSFDKANRSSVESDRGQGLERGLAILSRIKHDYHVPIVTDVHESYQCEPVSQVADVLQIPAFLSRQTDLLVAAAKTGKVVNIKKGQFMAPEDLIPATRKITDYTSKILLTERGSSFGYHRLIVDMTGLIEMRKAGFPIIFDATHSVQVPGGYGGHSGGNRDYAFPLMRAALEIGVAGIFAEVHPNPPEAISDADNQIYLSKITPILENANHIFQEHRKDAEEMAANGLL comes from the coding sequence ATGGAGAAAATTTCTAATATTTTTAAAGAATTCGCTTTTAAGGATTCTCAATTAACACTATTGGCTGGGCCTTGTGCGATTGAGTCCTATGAAACTTGTGCCGAAGTGGCAGATACACTTAAAGAAGTGTGCGAACGATTACATATTAACTATGTTTTTAAATCATCTTTTGATAAAGCAAATCGTAGTTCTGTAGAATCGGACCGAGGTCAAGGATTGGAAAGAGGCTTAGCTATTTTAAGTCGGATCAAGCATGATTATCATGTTCCAATTGTGACTGATGTTCACGAGTCGTATCAATGCGAGCCTGTTAGCCAAGTTGCTGATGTTCTTCAGATTCCTGCTTTCCTTAGTAGACAGACCGACTTGTTAGTTGCAGCTGCGAAAACTGGTAAAGTGGTCAATATCAAGAAGGGCCAGTTCATGGCGCCTGAGGATTTGATCCCAGCTACACGGAAAATTACAGATTACACGTCCAAGATTCTATTGACAGAACGTGGCAGTAGTTTTGGTTATCATCGTCTCATTGTTGATATGACTGGATTAATCGAAATGAGAAAAGCTGGATTTCCTATTATTTTTGATGCGACGCATTCCGTTCAGGTTCCTGGTGGGTATGGCGGCCATTCAGGTGGCAACAGAGATTATGCGTTTCCCTTGATGCGGGCAGCCTTAGAAATTGGTGTGGCTGGTATTTTTGCAGAAGTGCATCCAAACCCGCCCGAAGCTATTTCTGATGCTGATAATCAAATTTACTTGAGTAAGATCACACCCATTTTAGAAAATGCCAATCATATTTTTCAAGAACATCGCAAGGATGCCGAGGAGATGGCTGCTAATGGCTTATTATGA
- a CDS encoding KpsF/GutQ family sugar-phosphate isomerase produces the protein MAYYEIAREVFSQESEELAKVADRLDEKFDQLVNLVGRTSGRIVFVGIGKSQIIAEKISASLSSVSIHSFTVDAGTAYHGDLGRISSDDLLIFVSNSGETQEVLQTLFSLQLIFPEGLKTVSLTGNLKSTLATNTDLSFDVGVAKEADTTGLAPTSSTTATLVFGDALLVALENRQDFTRNKFALYHPGGTIGRLLLQRVKQAMHSKVPYVDEDTPINEVIYQISDFGIGMTLVKDKITGKAIGIVTDGDIRKKFLSINSVKKSVASDYMTKGFISINQDKRNKAAWQLMANYGISNLVVVDDDENVVGVATVHDVL, from the coding sequence ATGGCTTATTATGAGATTGCGCGAGAGGTGTTTTCCCAGGAATCTGAGGAATTGGCAAAAGTAGCTGATCGTTTGGACGAAAAATTTGATCAATTAGTTAATTTAGTTGGTCGAACCAGTGGCCGCATCGTTTTCGTTGGAATTGGCAAGTCCCAAATCATTGCTGAGAAAATTTCAGCATCTCTATCATCTGTCTCTATTCATAGTTTTACGGTGGACGCAGGCACAGCTTATCATGGTGATTTGGGGCGAATTTCGTCTGATGATTTATTGATTTTCGTTTCCAATAGCGGAGAAACACAAGAAGTGCTTCAGACTTTGTTTTCTTTGCAATTAATCTTTCCGGAAGGCTTAAAGACTGTTTCTCTGACTGGCAATTTGAAGTCGACTTTAGCAACCAATACAGACCTTTCTTTTGATGTTGGCGTTGCTAAAGAGGCTGATACGACGGGACTTGCACCAACATCTTCGACTACAGCTACATTGGTCTTTGGTGACGCTTTACTGGTGGCTTTGGAAAATCGCCAGGATTTTACCCGCAATAAATTTGCGTTATACCATCCGGGTGGCACGATTGGCCGCTTATTATTGCAGCGGGTAAAGCAGGCAATGCATAGCAAAGTACCATATGTTGATGAAGATACGCCGATCAATGAAGTTATTTATCAAATTAGTGATTTTGGTATCGGGATGACTTTGGTTAAGGACAAAATCACTGGGAAGGCGATTGGTATTGTGACTGATGGCGACATTCGAAAAAAATTTCTTTCCATTAATTCGGTTAAAAAGTCCGTGGCTTCTGACTATATGACGAAAGGTTTTATAAGCATTAATCAGGATAAGCGTAATAAAGCTGCCTGGCAGTTAATGGCGAATTATGGTATTTCCAACTTAGTTGTTGTCGATGATGATGAAAATGTGGTCGGTGTCGCGACGGTTCATGATGTTCTATAA
- a CDS encoding helix-turn-helix transcriptional regulator: protein MDLTLRQREIVRMLKERSPLTGEKIAEDLKLSLPTIRPDLRFLTGINLLTARPKVGYTYQGGQLINLDYEHLYDETIAAILLPTTEIKADDTLQDAVGQLFLNDVGSLYVLDDQENLVGLISRKDLLRASLNNSHVQSMTASMVMTRMPNLITATADMSILEAGRLLLRHQVDSLPVVDKQAPRHVIGKITKNRIFQHFIESALENS from the coding sequence ATGGATTTAACGTTGCGGCAACGAGAAATTGTGAGGATGCTAAAAGAACGCAGCCCATTAACTGGCGAAAAAATCGCTGAAGATTTGAAACTTAGCCTACCGACAATCCGCCCGGACTTACGTTTTTTGACAGGTATCAATTTGTTGACAGCGCGGCCCAAGGTTGGATATACCTATCAGGGTGGTCAATTGATAAATCTTGATTATGAGCATCTGTATGACGAAACAATTGCAGCGATTTTATTGCCGACGACCGAGATCAAGGCTGATGATACTTTGCAGGACGCTGTTGGCCAGCTATTTTTAAATGATGTCGGATCGCTTTATGTTCTGGATGACCAGGAAAACCTAGTTGGCCTGATTTCCCGTAAAGATTTGCTGCGTGCCAGCCTAAATAATAGTCATGTTCAATCTATGACGGCAAGTATGGTTATGACAAGGATGCCTAATTTGATTACCGCCACGGCAGATATGTCGATTCTTGAAGCTGGGCGTCTGCTGTTGCGCCACCAAGTTGATTCGTTGCCTGTGGTGGACAAACAAGCACCAAGGCACGTGATTGGCAAGATTACAAAAAACCGTATTTTTCAGCATTTTATTGAATCGGCGCTGGAAAATTCCTAA